CTGTGTCTCGGCATCTCTCCTTAAATTGTAGGACATTTTGCGAAAAGAAGCAGCGGCGGGCAATTGTCATCGCTGAAAAAATGGGGTAGAGTTAAGGTATGAGCGTCCTGCGGTTTATTCTATCTCTCGCCCTCGCTATCGCAGCAGCAGGCCACACGGCAGTATCTGCCGCAGCTCCGCCGCCCTGCACGCCTACCGAGCCCGACATGCTCGGGCCGTTCTACAAGCCCAATGCACCGGTGCGATCAAAAGTGGGCGAGGGGTACGTGCTGAGCGGCGTGGCGCGGTCGGCGGCGACCTGCAAGCCGATCAAGGGGGCGCAGATCGAGTTCTGGCTCGCCGGACCCGATGGGGACTACGACGACCGCTATCGGGCCAGGATGTTCACGGATGCTGCCGGGACCTATCGTTTCGAGAGCCCCTTTCCCGAGCCTTACGGGGGACGCCCGCCCCATATCCATATCCGGGTTTCAGCCGAAGGCTATCGGCCCCTCGTGACACAGCACTATCCCGTCGAACACCAGAAACAAGGGAAGATGGACCTCGTCCTCATCCCGGAGCGGTAGCCCCTGGGCAGCATCCGTACGCAGCTGCCCCGTGCTCAGTGAATCACCCACTCGCTCTTCCTCACGAGCTCGGGCTCGGGCCCTCCTGACAACTGCACGATATAGCAGCCCTTCGACGCATAGCGCTGGCCGGGGCCGAAGCTCACCCGCGGATAGGTGACGATGGCATAGGTCTGGTCCTTGGCCATATCGATGACATCGAGAAAGTAGTCGCGATAGAAGTCGCTCTGCATCATCATGAGCGCCTCCGAGAGCATCCAGCCGACGAAGTACATCTTGGACTGAATAGCGAAATCGGTTACCGGGATATTCCTCACCTTGAGCCAGTTCTCGACCACGAGCTTGTTCCGGTGCTTCTCCTGCGGCAGACGATAAGGGTAGGCGATATACGTAAAGGGGCGGATCTGCTCCGGCAGCGTATACAGCGACGCATCGAGGAGGCTTGCTGCCATGAAGAGCATCGCCGGCCTTTTGGCCCCTTCCGAGAGCGCCGCCGCGTCGGCGAGGTCCTTCGGCGGGAGCCAGAGCGCCACCACGGCTGAAGGATACGCGTCTGCCAGCGCTCTCCAGAAGGCCGGGGTAAGAGGCTCATCCGAGAGCATCCTCTCTTCGGGCGGGCCGAGACCGAGCTTTCTCCGCGTCTCCCTGAACGCCTCTGCAAGCACGCGCCCCTCCCGGGTGTTGCGGAAGACCTGAACGACGGGAACCGTTTCCGGTATCTCCTCGGAACGCAGGTACCGCGCCGCAGCCTCCCCTTCCTGATAAAGACCTTTGGAGAAGTAGAGCGTGTACCAGTCCGAATCCGCAATCACCGGATAGTCGGTGACCGGGAAGATGCAGGGGATCTTCCGCTCCTCGCAGAACCGGTGTATCGGCTCCCAGCTCCGGGTGGTGATACCGCCGGCAAGGGCGAAGACAGGCTCCTTCCCGTAGTACTCCTCCACCTGGCCTCGCCATGTCTCGGGGGCTCCCTTCAACTCCCAGCGGGAGAGCACTATCTTGCGGTAGGAGCTGTACATCTCCTCGCGGAAGGGTCCTCCATGCCGCGCCCGTTTTTCCTGATGCCGCGACTGGGAGGTCCTGTCACGGAAATACGCCTCCAGGGGAGCGATCATCGCATCCCGGTCCTTTGGGGGGACCTCTTCGGTGATAACCGTAGCGAAGCGCAGCGTCGTGTCGGTCACGCCAGGAGAAATAGCCGCGGAGAGATTCTTGAGATAGAAGACCATGATCTCCGCATCCCGGTCCGAAAGCATATACCGCGGCATGACATAGTCGAACTTTCTGCCTGCCGGGTCCACTCCCGCCATGAGCGCCGCGGCGAGCGTCTTGTCCGTGTAGGCGGGCCGCACATCGCCGCCCGCATATTCTTTGGGAAGCTTCGCTTCGGGAGAGCCGATGACCCCCTGCCCGTGCGGCAGGGGCTTGTAAAGCTTCGCTCCATTGGTCGGCGGGGTAAAGACCGTACCCTCGTTCGACCCCAGGCCGCTCCTCAGGTGGCAGCTGATACAGGTGAACATCGTTCCCTCTACCGTGATGTCTCCCTCGACCACCGCCATCATCGGCTCACCCGACGGAAGGATGCCGTCGCGATACATCCGCTCCCCGAGCCGAAGGGCCTCCCCGGGCGGCAGGCCTGCCACTGTCGACGGCTGCGCCTCTGCAGCCTGGAGCGAGACCGCCAATGCAGGGAGCAGAAGCGCGCTCAGGAGTACGGCACAAAAGGATCGCGCTACCATAAGGGAAGAGCGTCGAGAGGACATGCTCATTGCTTGATTCCTTTCCGGTACTCCTCCATAAGCTCCGCGGTACCGATGAGTCCGTAGATGCGCACCCAGGCGTTTTCTCCGGGAAACTTAAGAAGCGTGAGCGGATAATGGGCCATCTTGTTCGGCACATAAGCATCGAAGGCCCGCATGACCTTGTCGATATTCTCCCGCGAACCGGTGAGAAAGTCCCATCCCGGCTTTGCGCGGTACCGCTTCAGATACTCTCTCATCACCTCGGGAGTATCGTACTCGGGGTCTATCGAGACCGAAACGAGCTGCACCTTCGACGCATCGGGACCGAGCTTCCTCTGGAGGCTGGAGTACCCTGCGGAGAGGACGGGACAGATGGTAGTGCAGGTGCCGTAAATAAAGTCGAGCATCACCGGCTTATCGGCATTCAGCAGCGCCGCGAGCCGCACTTTCTTGCCGTCCTGGTTGACGAGGGTGACATCGGGTACGGCGTACCGCTCTGTCGTCCGCTTGTAGCGCTGGGGGGCATCCGCCGCCTCCACGGATGCCGAAAGGGCCAGCAGCGCGACAGTGGAGAGCACGAGAGAGCGTATTCTCTGCATTCGCATCGGGGTCCTCCTGAACATACGGGCAATAAACGATCTGCTCACTACAGTATACTCCTTTGCCGGGAACTATGCCAGGGAGAGAGGAACAGAGGGAATCATCAGAGCGTGAGATTGCCGAAGACGACCGGCCAGGTGGCGAGCGCCAGAAAGGAGAGTATGAGCAGGATGCTCAGGATGAGCCACTTCCGCTCCAGCCGCTCGATGACAGGGGCGAGCGAGGCGCGCTTCTTGAGCGGCTGGGAGAGCCCCGGCAGCAACCCGAAGAGGACCCCGCCGAAGAGGCCGAGGTAGAGGGGATAGCCGACGAAATTATAGTTCTTCTGGAATATATCGAACGGGCAATGGTGAGAAGGCAGCTCGTAAATATAGAGCGATATAAAGGAGACGACAGCGGCAAGGGATACCGGAAAGAAGAGAGCGGCGAAGAGCGAGACCGCATAGGAGACAGAGGCGTTCCGGTAGAAGAGGCCGGCGAGAGCGGTGCAGAGGAAGAGACCGGCGCTCCCGTAGAATGCCCACATCATGCTCTTTGCGGGAAGCGCCGCCAGGTCTCCGGCAACGCCGGTGTCGGCAGAGCTGAAGAGCGAGCCGCAGCACGACGTGATCACCTCGGGCTCGAGGCCGAGAAAGTAGCGCGCCGTCAGCACGAGATCCGCTGCGACGAGCAGGGTCACTACCATCAGTGCGGTATATTTCGGTTTCACCAGAGGGAAGTCCTCTGCCCGCTGGTCGATCGCATTCAGGGCTATCCAGAGCGCGGCCCCGAAAAAGACGGCGATCTTCGTCATGAGCGCCGCCCATCCCACGGGGTTGGCGTTCAGCGAGCCGGTGGCGCACATGGCGCCGACGAAGGCGTTGTGGATATCGTCGACCGTATATATGAAGAGCAGCCCGGCGAGCAGCTCGAACCCGAGGGCGTATTTGACGATCGAGGCGATGAGGTAGGTCTTTCGTTCGAGGAGCAGCTGCTCTTCGGAGCTGCTCCCGAAATCCCACCGCCGCATCACCGCAAAACCCACGCCGGTCGCTGCGAGCATCATCGCGAGGACGATCCCCGAGCCTGCAAGGAGCGCAAGGATGCCGGGATGGAGGATCATCGCTTCCTATGCCCCGCTGATGCTCTCGATGCGACCGTCCTGCATCTCGACCACCGTATCGACAAAGGAGTGCTCGTAGACAAAGGCGTCGTGAGTCGCGATGACGATGGTCTTTCCTTCGTCCCTGAGCCGGCCGAGAACAGCGAGGAGCTCGGACGACAGCGTACGGTCGAGATGCGCCGTGGGCTCGTCCGCGATGATGATCTCGGGGTCATTGATCAGCGCCCTGGCGATGGCGACGCGCTGCTGCTCTCCCCCGGAAAGCTGCCTGACCTTGAGCCGCTGTCGTGCCTCGAGGCCGAACCGCGCGAGCAGCGCCGCCGCCCGTCCTTTCATCTCGGAGAAGCCGGCGTCGAGCGGGTAGAGAGGAAGGAGCACGTTCTCGATGACGCTGACATCCCGCATCAGGTTGAACTGCTGAAAGATGAAGCCGAAGGTCTTCCGGCGGATTTCGGTGAGAAAGCGCTCGGGCAGTTTTGCGACATCCCTCCCGGCAACGAGGACCCTCCCGGAAGTGGGTCTGCCCATGCAGCCCATCAGGCTGAGGAGCGTCGTCTTCCCCGAGCCGCTCGGCCCTTTGAGGATAGCCACCTCCCCTGCCCTGATCGAGACCGAGGCATCGGCGACCGCCCTGATCTCGTCGGGCCGGTGGCGGTTGTAGATCTTCGTGACCTCTTCTGCCCTGATGATCGGTTCCATGAATACTCACATCCTCATGACACTTTCGGGATCGGTGACCGCCGCTTTCCACGACGGGATGATGGTGCTCGCCACATAGGGCGCGATCGTGAGAAAGGCCATGACGAAGATCTGGTAGAGGTCGAGGGACGGGGTGAGGCGGAACGGCGGGAAGAGGACGGACCAGCCTTTGATCACCGGCGCCAGCACCGCGGCGCCGAAGACGAAGACATGGAGATAGGCGATGATGATGCCGAGGAGGAAGGAGGTGAGCGAGAGCGCGATGCCCTCCCAGAACTTGAGCGCGAGCACGTCGGCCGTATCCCAGCCGATCGCCTTGAGAATCCCGATCTCCCGCTTCTCTTCAGCGCTGATCCCGGTCGCCTTGTCCCAGGCGAGAATGCAGAAAGCGATCAGCGCAGAGGAGAAGATCGTCAGCATCATCCCGCTCCGCCAGTTGAACACCGCATCGTAGGTCCTGACGATCTCGCCTTTCGTTATCGGCCGGGTGTCGGGCAGGGCCTGCTTGATCTTCGCGGCAACGGTCGGGACCTCCCGCTCATTGTATACCTCGACCGCGATATCGGTGGCGCTGCCCGAGGGAAAATTGAAGAACTGGACCAGATCTTCCTTCGTAAAGACGATCAGGTCATGAGTGATGAGACTCGAAGGGGCGGTGAAGAGGCCGGTGATCTCGAAGACGGTGCCGGTATTGGCGCTGTCGATCAGGATGAGCTCCTTCCCGGTATCGACATTGCGCGCCTCGGCAACGCCGGCGCCGACAGCGGACTGTCCGCTCGCCGAGGGGAGGCTCCCCTCTATAAGATGCAGGCCGGGGAGGAGCGCACCCGCGTCGCTCCCGTCGACCCCGAGCAGCGTGTAATTGGCATGGGTGAGCGCATCGTAGTAGTACCCCCAGTAGCGCGGCGTCACCTCTTTGACCCCGCGTATCTTCTCGATGGTCTCGCCATAGGCGGACGGTATGAGCTCGTGCCTCCCTGCAGCCATCTTCTGCACCACCAGGTCGGGAGCGGTGCTCAGAACGCGCGATGCCTCGTACTTCAGGGCATGCGTAAGAAAGAGGATCGAGGCGAGGACCGCGATGGTCAGGGTGTAGACGACAACGAGCGATATATTCTTGTACTTCCTGCGCAGGAGCGAGGAGAGCGCGTATTCCAGTATCTTCAGGTGCCGTTGCACGGGATGCCTCTACCGGAAGCGCAGCGTCGTCGAGGGCATCGCAGCCCCCGGCGCGATGATCGACCCTGCCGGGAAATGCTCGAGCGACACGGGAAAGTCCTGGAAGGGGGTGAAGAGGTCGGCCTGCGAAGGATGCCGCGTATAGCGCGCCTCGGTCCAGAGCGAGAGATCGGAGAGCCGGAGGACGCGCACCAGCTCCTGCTTGGGCCGGATCGTTTCTTCCTCATGCCTCCGGACAGTGGCGGCGCTGTGGACCAGGAGAAGCAGCACCACAGCGATCTCGACCACCGTGAACCCTATAAAAAGCCTGTGCTTCATCATACTATGACAGTACCGTCGGGAACGACTTCCCCCTTGTCGCAGCCTCCGGCAGAGAGCCTTTCGCACCTTCGCAATAAAGTACATTATACAGCATATCCGGCGATGTTGTGCGAACGGTCCCGGTTGCAAGAAAGCGACAGCTTTGTCGATTGACTAAAAACTTCTTCAAACGGTACAATTTTCCATGCTGCACGCTGATTTCGTTCCCCTCCATCTGCATACTGAATACAGCCTCCTGGACGGTGCAATCAAGATCGATGAGCTCGTGGCGCAGGCAGCGGCATTCAAAATGCCCGCGGTCGCGATCACCGACCACGGCAGCCTCTTCGGTGCGGTCGAATTTTACAAGAAGGCGAGAAAGGCGGGCATCAAGCCCATTATAGGATGTGAAATGTATGTCGCGCCGCAGAGCCGCCTCGACCGCGCCAAGACGAGCATCGAGAGCACCCTCAGCGAAGAGGCGGCGTTCCACCTCATCCTCCTCGCGCGGGATGCCACCGGCTACCGCAACCTCACGACGCTGGTATCCAAGGCCTTCCTCGAGGGATTTTATTATAAGCCGAGGATAGACAAGGAGCTCCTCGAGCAGTACAGCGGCGGGCTCATAGGCCTCAGCGCCTGCCTCAAGGGTGAAGTGCCGTACTATCTCAGGAGCGGCAATCTCGACAAGGCGCGGGAGGTCGCCCTCCAGTACAAGCATATCCTCGGTCCCGAAAATTTCTATTTCGAGCTCCAGCACAACGGCCTGCCGGAACAGGAAGAGGTGAACAGGCTGCTCATCGAGCTCGCCGGGGAGCTCCACATCCCCCTCGTCGCCACGAACGACTGCCACTACCTGAGAAAAGAGGACGCCAAGGCGCACGACATCCTCCTCTGCATCCAGACCGGAAAGATCGTGAAGGACGAGAAACGGCTCAAGATGGCGACGGAGGAGTTTTATTTCAAGTCGCCGGAGGAGATGAAGCGGGTCTTTGCCGATCAGCCGGAGGCGATCCGGAATACGCTCAAGATCGCCGAGCGGTGCAACTTCGATTTTACGCTCGGCAAATACCTGCTGCCCATGTATGAGCTGCCCGAGGGCATGTCGCCGGAGAGCTCTCTCGAGAAGCTCGCCTCCGAGGGGCTGGAGCAGCGTTCCAAAGGCGCTCCTCCCGCGGAATACCGGGAACGGCTCACCCGGGAGCTCAAGATGATCAAGAAGATGGGCTTCGCCTCCTACTTCCTGATCGTCTGGGATTTTATCAGCTACGCCAAGAAGAAAGGGATCCCGGTAGGTCCCGGCAGGGGCTCGGCAGCGGGGAGCCTCGTGGCCTACTGCCTCGGCATCACCGATATCGATCCCATCAGGTACAATCTCCTCTTCGAACGCTTCCTGAACCCCGAGCGCGTCAGCATGCCCGATATCGATGTCGACTTCTGCAAGGACCGGAGGGGCGAGGTTATCGAGTATGTTGCGGAGAAGTACGGGGACGACCATGTCGCCCAGATCATCACCTTCGGGACCATGGCGGCGAAGGCAGCGATCCGCGACGTCGGCAGGGTGCTCGACATCCCCTACGCCGATGTGGACCGTATCGCGAAGCTCGTCCCCAACAACGCGAGCATCGAGGAGGCGATCAAGCTCGAGCCCCAGCTCAAGGAGCTTTATGAAACGAATGAGACGGTCAAGGAGCTCCTGGACATCGCGCAGCGGCTCGAGGGCCTCTCGCGCCATGCCTCGACCCACGCCGCGGGCGTGGTCATAGCCCCGAAGCCCCTTACCGACTTCACCGCGCTCTACAAGAACCCGGCGGAAGAGACGGTCACCACCCAGTTCGATATGGGCTCGGTCGAGAGCGTCGGCCTGCTCAAGTTCGACTTTCTCGGGCTCAAGACGCTCACGGTGCTCGAAAAGACGGTCGATTACATCCGGCAGCAGGGAAAGGAGATCGTGCTCGCGGATATCCCGATCGATGACGAGGCCACCTACAAGCTGCTCAGCGCCGGCGAGACGACCGGCATCTTCCAGCTCGAAAGCGACGGCATGCGCGACATCCTGGTGAAGATGCAGCCGAACCGCTTCGAAGACCTCATCGCCCTCGTCGCGCTCTACCGTCCCGGGCCTATCGGCAGCGGCATGATCGACGACTTCATAAAACGGAAGAAGGGCGAGACCGAAGTCGTCTACGACCTCCCGCAGCTCAGCGAGATCCTCGACGAGACCTACGGCGTCATCCTCTATCAGGAACAGGTCATGCGCATCGCCAACAAGATCGCGAACTTCTCGCTGGGACAGGCGGACCTCCTCAGGAGGGCGATGGGCAAGAAGAAGCCCGAGGAGATGGCGAAGCAGAAAGAGGTCTTCCTCAGCGGCGCTGCCGCGAACCACATCCCGGAGAAGAAGGCGGAGCGGCTCTTCGAGCTCATGGCGTTCTTCGCAGAGTACGGGTTCAACAAATCCCATTCAGCAGCCTATGCGTATCTCTCCTACCAGACGGCCTATCTGAAGGCGCACTACCCCGTCGAATTCATGACCGCCAACCTCAGCGCCGATATGGGCGATACGGACAAGATCGTCAAGCTCATCAATGAATGCAGGAGCATGGCTATCGAGATCCTGCCCCCCGATATCAACGAGAGCGAGCGGGAGTTCAAGATCGCCGGCAACTCGGTCCGCTTCGGCCTCGAGGCGGTGAAAGGGGTGGGTACCGCGGCGATAGAGATCCTCATCCTCAACCGGCAGAACGGGGCGTTCGCCTCCTTCGACGAGTTCCTGAGGAGGATGGACAACAAGAAGGTCAACAAGAAGGTGATCGAAAGCCTCATTAAGGCGGGCGCCTTCGATTCCCTCTACAGGGACCGCGATGCATCACCGGAGAAGACGGGAGCTGAACGTACACCACGTGCCGCGCAGTACGTGCCGCCCCAGAGGGCGCGGGCGAGGGCCATGGCAGCGCTCGCCGCTCCTTCCCGGGCGAACGGGCTCGGTCCCGGGCTCTTCGGCGAGATGGACCCTGCCGGCGAGGAGGTCCAGCCCTGGGACGAAAAGACGCTGCTCGCGTACGAGAAGGAGGCGCTCGGCTTCTATATCTCGGGGCATCCGCTGGCGCGGTACCGCCGCACCCTGGCATCGATGGAGGTCGCCCCGATCGCCGCAATGGCGGAAAAGGACGACCGGGCGGAGGTCTGCATCGCGGGCATCGTGAGCGAGATGAAGAGCAAGGCGAAGGAGAAGGGCGTGACCGCGTTCCTCACCCTCGAGGACGAGACCGGCGCGAGCGACGTGCTCGTCTTCCCGGCGCTCTACCGCGAGCATGCCGATTTCCTGCGGAAAGGGAATCTCGTGATGGTGCGGGGCCTGGTCTCGAAGGCCGAGAAGGGGATCAAGGTCATGGCGCGGGAGCTCCGGGACCTCTCCGGCCTCGAGATCAGTATGAAGTACGAGGTGGCGCTGCGGTGCGAGGACAGGGACGACGCCTCCCGGAAGTTCGCCTGCATCAGGAGCCTGCTCCGGGACGTTGCCTCGAACGGCGGCGACAGGGTATCATTATCCTTCAGGGTGTACCTGCCCGACTGCTGCGTGCTCATCGCGTCGCAGCTGAAGCCGGCGCACAACTTCATTCCCGAGGTCGAGAGGATCACGGGAGGGACGGTAAAGGTATACTGAGGGAATGCGAAGAGAACAATTCAAAGATAAGGAATCGGTTACCGTGGATCTACGTGGAGCAGCGCAACGATGAGTTATTACCTCGATTTTGAAAAACCGCTGGAAGAGCTCGAGACCAAGATCGAAGAGCTGAAGCGGCTCTCCGACGGCAAAGAGCTGGATATCGCCTCCGAGATCAAGCGGCTCGAGAAAAAGGCGAAGGAGCTGCGGTCCGAGATCTTCGCCGGCCTCACTCCCTGGCAGAAGAGCATGATCGCCCGCCACCCCGAGCGCCCGTACACGCTCGACTATATAACGATGGTGGTCGAGGATTTCGTCGAGCTCCATGGCGACCGCCGGTTCGGCGACGACTCCGCGATCGTCGGCGGCGTCGGCAAGATCGGGGGCGTTCCCATGGTCGTTATCGGCCACCAGAAGGGCCGGGGAACGAAGGAGCGGATCTCCCGGAACTTCGGCCAGCCCAACCCCGAGGGGTACCGCAAGGCGCTGCGGCTGATGAAGCTGGCGGAGCGCTTCAAGAGGCCGGTCGTGACCTTCGTCGATACGCCCGGAGCCTTCCCCGGCATCGGGGCCGAAGAACGGGGGCAGGCGGAAGCGATCGCGACCAATCTCATGGAGATGTCCAAGCTGAAGACGCCGATCGTCTCGGTGGTCATCGGCGAGGGCGGCAGCGGCGGCGCGCTCGCCCTGAGCGTTGCCGACCGGCTCGCCATGCTCGAGCTCTCGGTCTACTCCGTCATCTCTCCCGAGGGGTGCGCCGCTATCCTCTGGAAGAAGAACGGCGAGCTCTCGGCAGAGGATTTCTCGCGGGCAGCGGCAGCCCTCAAGCTCACTGCCCAGGATCTGAAGGCCTTCAAGATCATCGACGATATCATCCCCGAACCGCTCGGCGGCGCGCACCGCGACCCCGAGATGACCGCGAAGCGGATCGCCGATTACGTGGTGAGGGCGGTCGAGGGCCTCAGATCAAAGAACCCTGCACGACTGATCGAGGAGCGCTACAAGAGGATCCGGAGGATAGGGGCAGTTACTCAAACAGCGCCTTCACAAAGTCATCGGGAGTGAAGTCTTTCAGGTCGTCCACGCCCTCGCCGATGCCGATGAGCCGGACCGGGATGCCGAGCTCCCGCTTGATGGCGAAGATGATCCCGCCTTTTGCCGTTCCGTCGAGCTTCGTCAACGCTATACCCGTAACGCCGACCGCCTCGTTGAAGAGGTGCGCCTGCCTCAGCGCGTTCTGACCGGTCGTTGCGTCGACCACGAGGAGTATCTCCTGGGGGGCATCGGGCATCGCCTTCTTTATGACCCGGTTTATCTTCTTGAGCTCGTCCATGAGCGAGCTCTTCGTGTGGAGCCTTCCGGCGGTGTCGATGATGACGACGTCGGTGCCCCGCGCCTTTGCCGCTTCCACTGCGTCGAACGCGACGGCAGCGGGATCGGAACCGCTCTGGTGCTTGAGAAGCGAGGCGCCGGTCCGCTCCGCCCATATCTCGAGCTGCTCGATCGCCGCAGCCCTGAAGGTGTCTCCCGCAGCGATCATGACCGAATTGCCCTCCGCGATGAAGCGCGCCGCCAGCTTGCCGATGGTCGTGGTCTTGCCCACGCCGTTCACGCCGACGGTGAGGATGACGAAGGGTTTCTCGCCGAAGGTGACGAGGGGCTGGGAGGCGCCGAGCATCGAGGCCATCTTCGTCCTGAGA
The Nitrospirota bacterium DNA segment above includes these coding regions:
- a CDS encoding acetyl-CoA carboxylase carboxyltransferase subunit alpha yields the protein MSYYLDFEKPLEELETKIEELKRLSDGKELDIASEIKRLEKKAKELRSEIFAGLTPWQKSMIARHPERPYTLDYITMVVEDFVELHGDRRFGDDSAIVGGVGKIGGVPMVVIGHQKGRGTKERISRNFGQPNPEGYRKALRLMKLAERFKRPVVTFVDTPGAFPGIGAEERGQAEAIATNLMEMSKLKTPIVSVVIGEGGSGGALALSVADRLAMLELSVYSVISPEGCAAILWKKNGELSAEDFSRAAAALKLTAQDLKAFKIIDDIIPEPLGGAHRDPEMTAKRIADYVVRAVEGLRSKNPARLIEERYKRIRRIGAVTQTAPSQSHRE
- the ftsY gene encoding signal recognition particle-docking protein FtsY, translated to MGFLDKLKAGLAKTKRNLVDRVESALAVTTIDESVIDEIEEILITADIGAESAAEISDALREDVRSGRIKTSDQVKQYLRTKMASMLGASQPLVTFGEKPFVILTVGVNGVGKTTTIGKLAARFIAEGNSVMIAAGDTFRAAAIEQLEIWAERTGASLLKHQSGSDPAAVAFDAVEAAKARGTDVVIIDTAGRLHTKSSLMDELKKINRVIKKAMPDAPQEILLVVDATTGQNALRQAHLFNEAVGVTGIALTKLDGTAKGGIIFAIKRELGIPVRLIGIGEGVDDLKDFTPDDFVKALFE
- a CDS encoding FtsX-like permease family protein codes for the protein MQRHLKILEYALSSLLRRKYKNISLVVVYTLTIAVLASILFLTHALKYEASRVLSTAPDLVVQKMAAGRHELIPSAYGETIEKIRGVKEVTPRYWGYYYDALTHANYTLLGVDGSDAGALLPGLHLIEGSLPSASGQSAVGAGVAEARNVDTGKELILIDSANTGTVFEITGLFTAPSSLITHDLIVFTKEDLVQFFNFPSGSATDIAVEVYNEREVPTVAAKIKQALPDTRPITKGEIVRTYDAVFNWRSGMMLTIFSSALIAFCILAWDKATGISAEEKREIGILKAIGWDTADVLALKFWEGIALSLTSFLLGIIIAYLHVFVFGAAVLAPVIKGWSVLFPPFRLTPSLDLYQIFVMAFLTIAPYVASTIIPSWKAAVTDPESVMRM
- a CDS encoding SCO family protein, encoding MRMQRIRSLVLSTVALLALSASVEAADAPQRYKRTTERYAVPDVTLVNQDGKKVRLAALLNADKPVMLDFIYGTCTTICPVLSAGYSSLQRKLGPDASKVQLVSVSIDPEYDTPEVMREYLKRYRAKPGWDFLTGSRENIDKVMRAFDAYVPNKMAHYPLTLLKFPGENAWVRIYGLIGTAELMEEYRKGIKQ
- the dnaE gene encoding DNA polymerase III subunit alpha, with the protein product MLHADFVPLHLHTEYSLLDGAIKIDELVAQAAAFKMPAVAITDHGSLFGAVEFYKKARKAGIKPIIGCEMYVAPQSRLDRAKTSIESTLSEEAAFHLILLARDATGYRNLTTLVSKAFLEGFYYKPRIDKELLEQYSGGLIGLSACLKGEVPYYLRSGNLDKAREVALQYKHILGPENFYFELQHNGLPEQEEVNRLLIELAGELHIPLVATNDCHYLRKEDAKAHDILLCIQTGKIVKDEKRLKMATEEFYFKSPEEMKRVFADQPEAIRNTLKIAERCNFDFTLGKYLLPMYELPEGMSPESSLEKLASEGLEQRSKGAPPAEYRERLTRELKMIKKMGFASYFLIVWDFISYAKKKGIPVGPGRGSAAGSLVAYCLGITDIDPIRYNLLFERFLNPERVSMPDIDVDFCKDRRGEVIEYVAEKYGDDHVAQIITFGTMAAKAAIRDVGRVLDIPYADVDRIAKLVPNNASIEEAIKLEPQLKELYETNETVKELLDIAQRLEGLSRHASTHAAGVVIAPKPLTDFTALYKNPAEETVTTQFDMGSVESVGLLKFDFLGLKTLTVLEKTVDYIRQQGKEIVLADIPIDDEATYKLLSAGETTGIFQLESDGMRDILVKMQPNRFEDLIALVALYRPGPIGSGMIDDFIKRKKGETEVVYDLPQLSEILDETYGVILYQEQVMRIANKIANFSLGQADLLRRAMGKKKPEEMAKQKEVFLSGAAANHIPEKKAERLFELMAFFAEYGFNKSHSAAYAYLSYQTAYLKAHYPVEFMTANLSADMGDTDKIVKLINECRSMAIEILPPDINESEREFKIAGNSVRFGLEAVKGVGTAAIEILILNRQNGAFASFDEFLRRMDNKKVNKKVIESLIKAGAFDSLYRDRDASPEKTGAERTPRAAQYVPPQRARARAMAALAAPSRANGLGPGLFGEMDPAGEEVQPWDEKTLLAYEKEALGFYISGHPLARYRRTLASMEVAPIAAMAEKDDRAEVCIAGIVSEMKSKAKEKGVTAFLTLEDETGASDVLVFPALYREHADFLRKGNLVMVRGLVSKAEKGIKVMARELRDLSGLEISMKYEVALRCEDRDDASRKFACIRSLLRDVASNGGDRVSLSFRVYLPDCCVLIASQLKPAHNFIPEVERITGGTVKVY
- a CDS encoding intradiol ring-cleavage dioxygenase is translated as MSVLRFILSLALAIAAAGHTAVSAAAPPPCTPTEPDMLGPFYKPNAPVRSKVGEGYVLSGVARSAATCKPIKGAQIEFWLAGPDGDYDDRYRARMFTDAAGTYRFESPFPEPYGGRPPHIHIRVSAEGYRPLVTQHYPVEHQKQGKMDLVLIPER
- a CDS encoding amino acid ABC transporter substrate-binding protein, which encodes MVARSFCAVLLSALLLPALAVSLQAAEAQPSTVAGLPPGEALRLGERMYRDGILPSGEPMMAVVEGDITVEGTMFTCISCHLRSGLGSNEGTVFTPPTNGAKLYKPLPHGQGVIGSPEAKLPKEYAGGDVRPAYTDKTLAAALMAGVDPAGRKFDYVMPRYMLSDRDAEIMVFYLKNLSAAISPGVTDTTLRFATVITEEVPPKDRDAMIAPLEAYFRDRTSQSRHQEKRARHGGPFREEMYSSYRKIVLSRWELKGAPETWRGQVEEYYGKEPVFALAGGITTRSWEPIHRFCEERKIPCIFPVTDYPVIADSDWYTLYFSKGLYQEGEAAARYLRSEEIPETVPVVQVFRNTREGRVLAEAFRETRRKLGLGPPEERMLSDEPLTPAFWRALADAYPSAVVALWLPPKDLADAAALSEGAKRPAMLFMAASLLDASLYTLPEQIRPFTYIAYPYRLPQEKHRNKLVVENWLKVRNIPVTDFAIQSKMYFVGWMLSEALMMMQSDFYRDYFLDVIDMAKDQTYAIVTYPRVSFGPGQRYASKGCYIVQLSGGPEPELVRKSEWVIH
- a CDS encoding ABC transporter ATP-binding protein, which translates into the protein MEPIIRAEEVTKIYNRHRPDEIRAVADASVSIRAGEVAILKGPSGSGKTTLLSLMGCMGRPTSGRVLVAGRDVAKLPERFLTEIRRKTFGFIFQQFNLMRDVSVIENVLLPLYPLDAGFSEMKGRAAALLARFGLEARQRLKVRQLSGGEQQRVAIARALINDPEIIIADEPTAHLDRTLSSELLAVLGRLRDEGKTIVIATHDAFVYEHSFVDTVVEMQDGRIESISGA